TCAATGTACGCTTCGCTATCTTCGATCTCCATGATTTCACAACTCCGTTATGAGCCTCCGATTTACGCTTCGCTATCTTCGATCTCCATGATTTCACAACTCCGTTGGGAGCCTTCAATTTACGCTTCGCTATCTTCGGCTGAAACGCTCTCTATGGATCGCGTTTCAGGGACATAGTGGGTTTTATGAGGAAGAGATTTTTATCTTCGAATCCTCTAAAAAAGACCGTTATCGGATTTCTCAGAAGAGTCGATTGATTCTTTGAAAAGGTCAAGGAAGACCTTTGAAAAATCATTACCCCCTAAGTTAGGGAATCGGATTCAAGGAGGAACCGAATGATTATCAACCATAATATCAGTGCCATTTTCGCACACAGAACATTGAAGTTCAATAGCGAAAACATGGGTAAGGACATCGAGAAGTTGTCCTCCGGAATGAGAATCAACCGTGCAGGTGACGACGCTTCCGGTCTTGCAGTGTCCGAAAAAATGAGAACCCAGATTCTGGGCCTCAGAAGAGCGGAAATGAACACTGAAGATGGTATGTCTCTGATCCAGACTACTGAAGGATATCTCCAGGAAACTCATGAGATCGTTCAAAGAATCCGCGTATTGGCTGTTCAGGCTGCGAACGGTATTTATACCGAAGAAGACAGACAACAGATCCAAGTGGAAGTTTCCCAGTTGGTCGATGAGATCGACCGGATCGCTTCTCAAGCCGAATTCAACAAAATGAAACTCCTTACGGGAGCTTTCGCTAGGTTGAATCCGACTGCGAGTATGTGGTTTCACATGGGTGCAAACATGCACCAGAGAGAAAGAGTTTACATTGAAACGATGAATACGGCGGCATTGGGTCTTAGAAACCCGACCGTTTTAACGTTTATTTCTCTTTCTACTGCCGGCAAGGCTAACTCAGTGATCGGATTGGCTGATGACGCGCTACGTTCCATCTCTAAACAGAGAGCGGACCTAGGCGCGTATTACAACCGTCTGGAACACGCCGCTAAGGGACTCATGAACGCTTATGAGAACATCCAAGCCGCGGAATCCAGAATCCGTGACACCGATATGGCTGAGCAAATGACCAGCTTCACGCGTTATCAGATCCTGACTCAGGCCGCTACCGCAATGCTGGCTCAGGCCAATATGAAACCGCAAACGGTTCTCCAGCTTCTGAAGTAACCGTTTCTTCCGGCTGAGAGACTTTAATTTCAGCCGGAAGAGTTAAGCAATCGCCGGAAAAGAACGATATCTGAAATGGATTTATAATTCCCGTTATAAATCGCCGTACGACTCTGAAGCCCGGGTGTTCGATAAGAATCTCCGGGCTTTTTTTCTTTCCAATTCCGTTCTTTCAAAGTCTAAGATTCGATATGGAATCGATTCGTAGATGGAGCGGGGGACTTTTCCTTTTTGGAATCGCACTGAATCTCCTTTGCGCATCCTCAATGAATCTTTCCGGCACCTGTCCGATCGGTATTTCGAAATGGGTCCAGGCCGTATCTTCTGATTCAGTTCCACCTTGTCATAGAGAATCTTCGAGCCCGTTTTCTTCCGATTCTTCCTCACCTTGTTGTTCTTCTGAAGTTGTAAAAGCGGATTCTTCCCTCGAGTTTCGAATCGAAATTCAAAAGTTTTTTTCACCGAGTGTAATTCTCATTCTGTTTTTTATGCCGATGGAATCGATTCTGAATCCTATGGGGCAAACTTTCGACAAAAACCGTCGAGAGACTGTTTTTCTTTCCGATCTCAAAAAGCCGATCTCCGTACTTCAAGTTTTTCT
Above is a genomic segment from Leptospira stimsonii containing:
- a CDS encoding flagellin: MIINHNISAIFAHRTLKFNSENMGKDIEKLSSGMRINRAGDDASGLAVSEKMRTQILGLRRAEMNTEDGMSLIQTTEGYLQETHEIVQRIRVLAVQAANGIYTEEDRQQIQVEVSQLVDEIDRIASQAEFNKMKLLTGAFARLNPTASMWFHMGANMHQRERVYIETMNTAALGLRNPTVLTFISLSTAGKANSVIGLADDALRSISKQRADLGAYYNRLEHAAKGLMNAYENIQAAESRIRDTDMAEQMTSFTRYQILTQAATAMLAQANMKPQTVLQLLK